Proteins encoded within one genomic window of Hermetia illucens chromosome 2, iHerIll2.2.curated.20191125, whole genome shotgun sequence:
- the LOC119648156 gene encoding COMM domain-containing protein 4, with amino-acid sequence MKFRFCGDGDCPDWVLAQIHSTLSNISSMKLGVLAQIVAENIANEDIPEDKTKDLTDSKADGIFAKSAISCVRFLLASATRNNAPETAFCEELQQLGLPKEHSHVLCRVLAEKRQHIQKILSEGSLFVNLTKDFKCDVIKSRADCAQMTISIKNEIVDGAEKNTSHQIKVRDSDLSVLLSELKVVNDIMKNYNYEQKYADL; translated from the exons AAATTCCGCTTTTGTGGTGATGGCGATTGCCCTGATTGGGTCCTTGCCCAAATTCACTCTACTCTTTCGAATATCAGTTCAATGAAGCTTGGCGTATTGGCTCAAATCGTAGCGGAGAACATAGCAAATGAGGACATTCCA GAAGATAAAACCAAGGACCTCACAGATTCCAAAGCCGATggcatattcgcgaaatcggcAATTTCCTGTGTGAGATTCCTTCTTGCAAGTGCAACCAGGAATAATGCTCCAGAGACCGCATTCTGTGAGGAGTTGCAGCAACTGGGATTGCCGAAAGAACATTCCCATGTTTTGTGTCGAGTTTTGGCAGAGAAAAGGCAACATATTCAGAAGATTCTCTCTGAGGggagcctttttg TGAATCTCACGAAGGATTTCAAATGTGATGTGATCAAATCTCGGGCGGATTGCGCTCAGATGACCATAAGTATTAAAAATGAGATAGTTGATGGGGCTGAGAAAAATACTTCGCACCAAATTAAAGTCCGCGATTCAGATCTTTCTGTGCTGTTAAGTGAACTTAAAGTTGTGAATGATATTATGAAGAATTACAATTACGAACAGAAATATGCTGACTTGTAA